From the Syntrophorhabdaceae bacterium genome, one window contains:
- a CDS encoding DUF503 domain-containing protein, protein MIVGVATIEIFLPDSQSLKDKRQALKKIVEKTRMKFNISIADISQNNLWQRAKIGFSLVGVNRDHLDIAIDNVCNYIESLYIGKIINTKSEIIILGNEI, encoded by the coding sequence ATGATTGTAGGTGTTGCAACAATCGAGATCTTTTTGCCTGATAGCCAATCACTGAAAGATAAGAGACAGGCACTGAAAAAGATTGTAGAGAAGACGAGAATGAAATTTAATATTTCTATAGCAGATATTAGTCAAAATAACCTCTGGCAGAGAGCTAAAATAGGTTTTTCTTTAGTGGGTGTGAACAGAGACCACTTAGATATAGCTATTGATAATGTCTGTAATTATATTGAATCTCTCTATATAGGCAAGATTATAAATACTAAATCTGAAATTATTATTTTGGGTAATGAGATATAG